A DNA window from Barnesiella intestinihominis YIT 11860 contains the following coding sequences:
- a CDS encoding endo-alpha-N-acetylgalactosaminidase family protein, which yields MKSVKILLLSLLLLSPLSMYPIGLDYQYPLYPYKRDLSQTLTFKIMLRCALENDHHNLDLGAVAKYLQQIDCISRGLPKVVILGGFQQGGHDHTYPWWMPIDSTLYAPGGLKGKDALLWLMNEAKKYNTNCTFHVNPFDAYMDSPMWDMYVKKDLLCRNADGSLVKGDVWWNRQSYFVNMVNEWNAGVTKQRIDAFIEQVPLVKETGVLYFDNETQYPPSLYHYVTKEDQISAIKKAAEYLKTEYGIQLIGEYADTNLYGVCSLGVTWDWWASLNINQMEVAPYIACGGRDGTHDELYGGQIDLTKRRFQVFGASVQLEDTQFQRDPFKVARELSHHTYVYFYLNRLLRLKYETRDTLGITLTLSDNVVSKWDNDNVHRLYRDGYLMKEGHDVFVPVFWVNHLEIMAYSVKGRTGIWHFPREWTGIEKVDIYTFNEDFTGLRLLEQDRKINKNQIYLSQEPDRAQIIVPAGTDMTDRSTIYSNPPSGTATFICKDVETHGNWKRKYGKKGYDIFGHSSKLPKTCMLSYIGDSLKVLDNNSTRPVSLQKVEGKGRIEAVRTSVLHQLIDVTVEENTKVSLYFADYKEKNCQEVVDVIDVNTKRILASYLLNNFEEGVYLSFGVSGNVQFRITRFFYDHYGNPDYPVCSAIFFDKE from the coding sequence ATGAAATCTGTAAAAATATTATTGTTGTCTTTACTGTTGTTATCACCCTTATCGATGTACCCGATTGGGCTAGATTACCAGTATCCGCTTTATCCATATAAGAGAGATTTATCTCAAACTTTGACGTTTAAAATCATGTTACGATGTGCTTTGGAAAATGATCATCATAATTTGGATTTGGGGGCGGTCGCTAAATATTTGCAACAGATAGACTGCATTTCTCGTGGTCTACCCAAAGTTGTGATATTGGGTGGTTTTCAACAGGGAGGCCATGATCATACTTATCCATGGTGGATGCCAATTGATTCTACTTTGTACGCGCCTGGCGGATTAAAGGGGAAGGATGCTTTATTATGGCTGATGAATGAAGCGAAGAAATATAATACAAATTGTACTTTCCATGTAAATCCATTTGACGCTTATATGGATTCGCCTATGTGGGATATGTATGTGAAGAAAGATTTGTTATGTCGAAATGCCGATGGATCTTTGGTGAAAGGCGATGTTTGGTGGAATCGTCAGAGCTATTTCGTCAATATGGTAAATGAATGGAATGCTGGGGTGACTAAGCAACGGATCGATGCTTTTATAGAACAAGTTCCTTTGGTTAAAGAAACCGGAGTACTATATTTCGATAATGAGACACAGTATCCACCTAGTTTATATCATTATGTGACAAAAGAAGATCAGATATCGGCTATAAAGAAGGCTGCGGAGTATTTGAAAACCGAATATGGTATTCAGTTAATCGGTGAATATGCCGATACCAATCTTTATGGAGTGTGTTCGTTGGGTGTTACATGGGATTGGTGGGCTTCGTTGAATATTAATCAAATGGAAGTCGCTCCTTATATTGCATGTGGTGGTAGAGACGGTACTCATGACGAGTTGTATGGGGGACAGATAGATTTAACAAAACGAAGATTTCAAGTTTTTGGGGCGAGTGTGCAACTAGAAGATACTCAATTTCAGCGTGATCCATTCAAGGTTGCGAGAGAACTTTCACATCACACATATGTTTATTTTTATCTGAATCGATTGTTGAGATTAAAGTATGAGACTAGGGACACATTAGGGATAACATTGACTTTATCCGATAATGTTGTTAGTAAATGGGATAATGACAATGTTCATCGTTTATATAGAGATGGATATTTGATGAAAGAAGGGCATGATGTATTTGTTCCTGTATTTTGGGTAAATCATCTCGAAATAATGGCTTATTCGGTAAAAGGAAGAACGGGGATATGGCATTTCCCGAGAGAATGGACCGGAATAGAAAAGGTCGATATTTATACGTTCAATGAGGATTTTACGGGGCTAAGATTATTGGAACAAGATAGAAAGATAAATAAAAATCAAATTTACCTGTCGCAAGAACCAGATAGAGCTCAGATCATAGTTCCTGCTGGAACTGATATGACAGATAGATCGACTATTTATTCTAATCCGCCGTCGGGAACAGCGACGTTTATTTGTAAAGATGTTGAAACTCATGGCAATTGGAAGAGGAAGTATGGGAAAAAGGGATATGATATATTCGGCCATTCTTCAAAATTACCTAAAACTTGTATGCTGTCCTATATAGGTGATTCTCTTAAAGTGTTGGATAACAATAGTACTCGACCTGTCTCTTTGCAGAAAGTAGAAGGAAAAGGACGGATTGAAGCAGTTAGGACCTCGGTTCTTCATCAATTGATCGATGTTACTGTGGAGGAAAATACAAAAGTGTCGTTATATTTTGCAGATTATAAGGAAAAAAATTGCCAGGAAGTGGTTGATGTGATAGATGTCAATACAAAAAGAATATTAGCATCTTATCTTCTTAATAATTTTGAAGAGGGAGTTTATCTATCATTTGGTGTGTCGGGAAATGTTCAATTCCGGATTACTCGTTTCTTTTATGACCATTATGGAAATCCTGATTATCCAGTGTGCAGTGCTATCTTTTTCGATAAAGAATGA
- a CDS encoding glycosyl hydrolase family 28-related protein, with protein sequence MKSVCVYLFPLLVLTCYSQERSNVGEYNILDYGAKKDSSFLSSEAINQAITDCSANGGGRVVIPAGKYKSGTILMKDYVELYFEPGSYLYASIDPKDICRQPQPEYRSEKE encoded by the coding sequence ATGAAATCGGTTTGTGTTTATTTGTTTCCCTTGTTGGTTTTAACTTGTTATTCGCAAGAGAGAAGTAATGTTGGAGAATATAATATATTGGATTATGGAGCAAAGAAGGATTCTTCGTTTCTTAGTAGTGAAGCTATTAATCAGGCAATAACAGATTGCTCTGCTAATGGAGGTGGACGTGTAGTGATTCCTGCTGGGAAATATAAATCGGGCACTATTTTAATGAAAGATTATGTTGAGTTGTATTTTGAACCGGGCTCTTATTTGTATGCCAGTATAGATCCGAAAGATATTTGTCGTCAGCCTCAACCGGAGTATCGTTCAGAAAAAGAATAA
- a CDS encoding GDSL-type esterase/lipase family protein, giving the protein MKKILLFGVSILFCMVEFYSFSQDNAQNWANFKHYAEQNKLLKATVIVPKRVVFIGNSITEGWVNQHPDFFKQNGYVGRGIGGQTSYQMLLRFREDVINLLPEVVVINAATNDIAENAGAYNEDYSFGNIISMVELARANGIKVILTTTLPSSSFSWNPSIKDATQKITALNKRLATYAKDRQIPFVDYYSNMVCISNGDQLSKYTNDGVHPNSQGYDVMESLIKPVIDKVLN; this is encoded by the coding sequence ATGAAGAAGATATTGCTTTTTGGGGTAAGTATTCTATTCTGTATGGTAGAATTTTATTCATTCTCACAAGATAACGCTCAAAATTGGGCTAATTTTAAGCATTATGCAGAGCAAAATAAGCTTTTGAAAGCAACTGTTATTGTTCCTAAACGAGTGGTATTTATAGGAAATTCTATAACGGAAGGCTGGGTGAATCAACATCCTGACTTTTTTAAACAGAATGGATATGTGGGTCGAGGCATAGGAGGACAAACATCTTATCAAATGTTGTTACGTTTCCGTGAAGATGTAATAAATCTTTTACCGGAAGTTGTCGTTATTAATGCTGCAACTAATGATATTGCCGAGAATGCAGGGGCTTACAACGAAGACTATTCTTTTGGAAATATTATTTCTATGGTAGAATTGGCTCGAGCTAATGGGATAAAAGTAATTCTTACTACGACTTTACCTAGTTCGAGTTTTAGCTGGAATCCGTCTATCAAAGATGCCACTCAAAAAATAACAGCGTTAAATAAGCGCTTGGCTACATATGCGAAAGATAGGCAGATACCTTTTGTAGATTATTATTCTAATATGGTTTGTATTTCCAATGGAGATCAGTTATCTAAATACACGAATGATGGAGTGCATCCTAATTCACAAGGATATGATGTGATGGAATCTTTAATAAAACCAGTCATAGATAAAGTTTTAAATTAA
- a CDS encoding lysophospholipid acyltransferase family protein: protein MRIITFLYQWLIAMPILLILTILTALTTLIGCRLGNGNFWGYYPAHIWSRLFCILSLVKIEVRGRENIDKNTSYVFVSNHQGAYDIFLIYGYLNHNFKWMMKKSLRNIPFVGSACAAAGHIFVDNSTPGRLKETLQKAETTLQNGMSLVVFPEGARTWTGAMRPFKRGAYQLAVEFSLPVAPLTIDGAFAVMPRTTYNFKPGKIILTIHPPIYPQENKGHDIEDLMKKSYAVIESALPLKG, encoded by the coding sequence ATACGCATTATCACATTCCTATATCAATGGCTCATAGCCATGCCCATATTGCTGATACTCACCATTCTCACAGCATTGACGACCCTTATCGGATGCCGGTTGGGCAATGGAAACTTTTGGGGATATTACCCAGCACACATTTGGTCCCGACTATTCTGCATTCTCTCTCTTGTCAAAATAGAAGTTAGAGGCCGAGAAAACATCGATAAAAACACATCTTATGTATTCGTATCAAACCATCAAGGAGCCTATGACATATTTCTCATCTACGGATACTTAAACCACAATTTCAAATGGATGATGAAAAAAAGCCTGCGCAATATACCCTTTGTAGGCAGCGCTTGTGCTGCTGCCGGCCACATATTCGTCGATAACAGTACTCCGGGCCGACTAAAAGAAACCCTGCAAAAAGCCGAAACGACATTACAAAACGGTATGTCGCTTGTCGTATTCCCCGAAGGAGCACGCACTTGGACAGGAGCCATGAGACCATTCAAACGAGGAGCATATCAACTCGCCGTTGAATTTTCCTTACCGGTCGCACCGCTCACTATTGATGGAGCATTTGCCGTTATGCCCCGTACAACCTACAATTTTAAACCCGGAAAAATCATTTTAACGATCCACCCCCCCATCTATCCCCAAGAAAATAAAGGGCATGATATAGAAGACCTCATGAAAAAATCATACGCTGTCATAGAATCGGCATTGCCATTGAAAGGATAG
- a CDS encoding response regulator transcription factor, which yields MEERLRILLCEDDENLGMLLREYLQAKGYAADLFSDGESGYKAFLKGKYDLCVLDVMMPKKDGFTLAQEIRTVNGEVPIIFLTAKSLKEDILEGFKIGADDYITKPFSMEELVFRIEAILRRVKGKKGKEVTMYKIGRFTFDTQKQVLAIDDKSTKLTTKESELLSLLCAHVNEILERNFALKTIWIDDNYFNARSMDVYITKLRKHLKDDPSIEIINIHGKGYKLIAPDVEAKTK from the coding sequence ATGGAAGAAAGATTGCGTATTCTATTATGCGAAGATGATGAAAATCTTGGCATGTTATTAAGAGAGTATTTGCAAGCCAAAGGTTATGCGGCCGATCTCTTCTCCGATGGAGAAAGCGGATACAAAGCATTCCTGAAAGGTAAATACGATTTGTGCGTACTCGACGTGATGATGCCTAAAAAAGACGGATTCACGCTTGCACAAGAAATCCGTACGGTAAACGGAGAAGTTCCCATCATATTCTTGACAGCGAAATCTTTGAAAGAAGATATTCTCGAAGGATTCAAAATCGGAGCAGACGACTACATTACCAAACCATTCAGTATGGAAGAATTGGTATTCCGTATCGAAGCCATTTTACGTCGTGTAAAAGGTAAAAAAGGAAAAGAAGTTACGATGTACAAGATCGGACGGTTTACATTCGATACCCAGAAACAAGTATTGGCAATCGACGATAAGAGTACTAAACTCACCACCAAAGAGTCCGAATTGCTCAGTCTGCTCTGTGCTCACGTCAATGAAATTTTGGAGCGAAACTTCGCCCTCAAAACTATTTGGATAGACGATAATTACTTTAACGCTCGTAGCATGGACGTTTACATTACCAAACTTCGTAAACATCTCAAAGACGATCCATCAATTGAAATTATCAATATTCACGGAAAAGGGTACAAGCTCATTGCCCCAGATGTCGAAGCAAAAACCAAATAA
- a CDS encoding sensor histidine kinase, whose translation MKKSTIWLLAVIMALTFIGLLYVQIMYMENMIKMRNEQFTEAVKRSLYAVSTSLELDETQRYLDEYLEEEEKKMLSSYEQKQDKQDIASTHHQFSIVSPDGTVASFSFREQTSTIITPAAPRQKEHNTLISTYRNMQEARKGQYLYQKGLLNEVILNMLSKASNRPVMERIDIKKLESYLKSEFENNGLNLPFQFAIYNKNEKIIYSSNQYDPKIEGNLFTQAIFPNDPPAKINYLKVYFPTKRDYISSSVKFMIPSFAFTFILLVTFLFTIITAFRQKKLTEMKNDFINNMTHEFKTPISTISLAAQMLNDPSVAKSPAMFQHISGVINDETKRLRFQVEKVLQMSMFDRQKTLMKLHNVDVNDLVAGVMSTFKLKVEKYGGVIDADLEAEDAIVSVDEMHFTNVIFNLLDNAVKYRREEEPLSLFIRTRTVGDKVEISIRDNGIGIKREDLKKIFDKFYRVSTGNRHDVKGFGLGLAYVHKIITDLKGDIRVESEINQGSTFIITLPLIKNK comes from the coding sequence ATGAAAAAGTCGACAATTTGGCTACTGGCTGTAATTATGGCACTCACGTTTATCGGATTGCTTTATGTACAAATCATGTACATGGAGAATATGATAAAAATGAGAAACGAGCAATTTACCGAAGCCGTGAAAAGGAGCCTATACGCTGTATCGACAAGCCTCGAACTAGACGAGACTCAACGCTATTTAGACGAATATCTGGAAGAGGAAGAAAAGAAAATGCTCTCCTCTTATGAGCAAAAGCAAGACAAACAAGACATAGCTTCCACTCACCACCAATTTTCTATCGTATCTCCCGATGGAACGGTTGCAAGTTTTTCCTTTCGCGAACAAACCAGTACGATTATCACCCCTGCTGCTCCACGACAAAAGGAACATAATACGCTCATCAGCACATATCGAAATATGCAGGAAGCCCGTAAAGGACAATACCTTTACCAAAAAGGCTTGTTGAACGAAGTCATACTCAATATGCTGAGTAAGGCAAGTAACCGTCCTGTCATGGAACGTATCGACATCAAAAAATTGGAAAGCTATCTGAAATCAGAATTTGAAAATAACGGATTGAACCTTCCGTTCCAATTTGCCATTTACAATAAAAACGAAAAAATCATATATAGCTCCAATCAATATGATCCCAAAATCGAAGGGAATTTATTCACACAAGCAATATTTCCCAATGATCCACCGGCAAAAATAAACTACTTGAAAGTCTATTTCCCGACCAAAAGAGATTATATATCGAGTTCGGTAAAATTCATGATACCCTCGTTTGCCTTCACGTTCATTCTGTTGGTAACCTTCTTGTTTACCATCATCACGGCATTTCGGCAAAAGAAACTCACCGAGATGAAAAACGATTTTATCAACAACATGACACACGAATTCAAAACACCCATATCTACCATATCATTAGCAGCCCAAATGCTTAATGACCCCTCTGTTGCCAAAAGTCCGGCTATGTTCCAGCACATATCGGGTGTCATTAATGACGAAACCAAGCGATTGAGATTTCAGGTAGAAAAAGTCCTGCAAATGTCGATGTTCGACAGACAAAAGACGTTGATGAAACTACACAACGTCGATGTCAACGACCTCGTTGCAGGAGTCATGAGCACATTCAAACTCAAAGTCGAAAAATACGGCGGTGTAATCGATGCCGACCTCGAAGCAGAAGATGCTATTGTCTCGGTCGATGAAATGCATTTTACGAATGTTATCTTCAACCTCCTTGACAATGCCGTAAAATATCGACGGGAAGAAGAACCTTTATCTCTTTTCATACGTACAAGAACCGTTGGAGATAAGGTAGAAATATCGATTCGAGATAACGGAATCGGTATCAAACGGGAAGATTTGAAAAAAATATTCGACAAATTTTATCGCGTATCTACGGGAAATCGCCATGACGTAAAAGGATTCGGACTGGGCCTCGCTTACGTCCATAAAATCATTACCGACCTCAAAGGCGATATTCGAGTAGAAAGCGAAATAAATCAAGGGTCGACATTTATAATAACACTACCACTAATAAAAAACAAATGA